One region of Parambassis ranga chromosome 12, fParRan2.1, whole genome shotgun sequence genomic DNA includes:
- the LOC114443656 gene encoding zinc finger protein 703-like has translation MKDPPPGSATDRVSQRIELSETSRNSRPGAVVSLLTPLDPLRQAKRLPIRVLKMLSAHTGHLLHPEYLQPLTSAPVSIELDAKKSPLALLAQTCSQIGKPDPPSSSKLGSSSSQQADKEHSSRSSVSSLKLGEHRPSLEDKSSFKPYNKGSGDSRRDGVTSSSSSSSSDKVGFRVPSSNNSTANGNSASGQQSYPTHAASPSSRGSSSTPPGHTQQPHHKQSVSPGGQPSSNSQTEPALEQHSPTSTSSSNNNNNNNVKKDADVNKSSSDSPHHANSSHVRATTNCSNGSSDGGSNHDGGKGESAQPSLGPGHITPISPYKTSQPLFPLPSSNMGYHGSVVGGYAGYPSQFVPGLDPTKSSLGVGSMGVPGKHPSSSPLTGASPPSFMQGLCRDPYCLGYPSVSHLGGSNCNSCIHDPSSTLKTSFPLVYPSHPLHSLHQSSLSSSASSSLSHPLYAYGFMLPNDPLPHACNWVSAGGPCDKRFATSDELLAHLRTHTALPVGMDSKLLSASSSGPASCHLHLPHQSSPGTMPSSLSLRAPPSLGLARYHPYSKVHLPSGPSSISLHSLPTTGPYYPHYALYSQRLGSASALGYQ, from the exons ATGAAAGATCCCCCTCCAGGATCAGCTACGGATCGAGTCAGTCAGCGCATCGAGCTCAGTGAGACCTCTAGAAACTCTCGCCCCGGTGCCGTGGTCTCTCTGTTGACCCCTCTGGACCCGCTAAGGCAGGCAAAGCGGCTTCCCATCCGAGTCCTCAAGATGTTGAGCGCACACACCGGACACTTGCTACACCCGGAATATTTACAGCCTCTAACGTCCGCGCCAGTGAGCATCGAG CTGGATGCTAAGAAGAGTCCTCTGGCCCTGCTGGCTCAGACCTGCTCTCAGATCGGTAAACCAGACCCTCCGTCTTCCTCCAAGCTAGGATcctccagcagccagcaggCGGACAAGGAGCACAGCAGCCGGTCGTCCGTCTCCAGCCTGAAGCTGGGGGAGCACCGCCCCTCCCTGGAGGACAAATCCAGCTTCAAGCCCTACAACAAAGGCAGCGGAGACAGTCGCAGGGACGGagtcaccagcagcagctccagcagcagcagcgataAGGTCGGGTTCAGAGTGCCCAGCAGCAATAACAGTACCGCTAATGGAAATTCAGCCAGTGGCCAGCAGTCCTATCCGACCCACGCTGCCTCACCCAGCTCCAGAGGGAGCAGTAGCACCCCACCTGGACACACTCAGCAGCCGCATCACAAACAGAGCGTGTCCCCTGGTGGACAGCCGTCCTCAAACTCCCAGACTGAACCTGCACTGGAGCAGCACAGTCCTACCAGCACGAGcagcagcaataataataataacaataatgtcaAAAAGGACGCTGATGTAAAcaagagcagctcagacagtcCGCACCACGCAAACTCCAGCCACGTCCGAGCCACTACAAACTGCAGTAATGGCAGCTCTGACGGAGGCTCCAACCACGATGGAGGAAAAGGCGAGTCTGCTCAGCCCAGCCTCGGGCCCGGACATATCACCCCTATTTCTCCTTATAAGACCAGCCAGCCACTCTTTCCACTGCCCTCCTCTAACATGGGCTACCACGGGTCTGTGGTGGGCGGCTACGCCGGCTACCCGTCCCAGTTTGTCCCTGGGTTGGACCCGACCAAGTCGAGCCTTGGCGTAGGAAGCATGGGTGTCCCAGGAAAGCACCCGAGCTCGAGCCCTCTAACCGGCgcctcccctccctctttcaTGCAGGGTTTGTGCAGGGACCCCTACTGTCTAGGCTACCCGAGTGTATCACACCTGGGTGGAAGCAACTGCAACTCCTGCATCCACGACCCGTCCTCCACCCTCAAAACGAGCTTCCCCCTGGTGTACCCCTCCCACCCACTGCACTCACTGCACCAAAGCTCCCTGTCGTCCagtgcctcctcctccctgtcccATCCCCTCTACGCGTACGGCTTCATGCTCCCCAATGACCCCCTGCCTCATGCCTGCAACTGGGTCTCCGCTGGAGGGCCATGTGACAAGCGCTTCGCTACGTCAGACGAGCTCCTGGCTCACCTGCGCACGCACACCGCTCTTCCTGTGGGGATGGACAGTAAGctgctctctgcctcctcctccggGCCCGCCTCCTGTCACCTGCACCTCCCACATCAGAGCAGCCCAGGCACTATGCccagctccctctctctcagggCTCCCCCCAGCCTGGGTTTAGCTCGCTATCACCCCTACAGCAAGGTCCACCTTCCCTCTGGACCCTCCTCCAtatccctgcactctctgcccaCCACAGGTCCATACTACCCCCACTACGCCCTCTACAGTCAAAGACTTGGATCTGCATCAGCTCTTGGATACCAGTAA
- the LOC114443745 gene encoding GRAM domain-containing protein 2B-like: protein MVLMTEQADRPLTPLSALEQLSCRDSRGNRSTCDGGSAGERKQRRHGRSPADLQLCLDPEAEPSEGRKKAGSTRLKPVEQLSPMLTLSDFETKCERKKSQPNQLSKTNTQYHKIFKEVSKDELLKQSYTCALQRDILYQGKMFVSDNWICFHSKVFGRDTKISIPVMSVTFIKKTKTALLVPNALVIETARDQHVFVSFLSRNTTYKLLKSICLHLEVEKSCSSNITSSCENSFRVKCPASLPLDFSGDFCDLDGVMQQRRHEMMESSSSGSQTPDYDKITDFTGLPDKFLNVVKSGEVSVHADIHLQNPPSQKHGSTLKSGSNSPTVKPSQNMSLHTILLIYLFLVGVLVLSSCYMAFKIVALEHRLNSLVSVGERVRNENIGSQRLQDEVNAEIYGELSTSLFKLEKIQRNLQKLLEET, encoded by the exons ATGGTACTGATGACCGAGCAGGCGGACCGACCTCTGACCCCGCTGTCTGCTCTAGAACAGCTTTCCTGCAGGGACTCACGGGGGAATCGCTCGAC GTGTGACGGGGGAAGTGCAGgcgagaggaagcagaggaggcaTGGACGCTCACCTGCAGACCTCCAGCTCTGTCTGGACCCTGAGGCGGAGCCATCAGAAGGCAGAAAGAAGGCCGGCAGCACCAG GCTGAAACCTGTGGAGCAGCTTTCACCCATGCTGACTCTCAGTGACTTCGAAACAAAGTGTGAGAGGAAGAAGTCGCAGCCCAACCAG ttaTCGAAGACGAACACTCAGTATCACAAGATATTTAAGGAAGTCAGCAAAGATGAGCTGCTCAAACAAA GCTACACCTGCGCCCTGCAGAGAGACATCTTATATCAGGGCAAGATGTTCGTCTCTGATAACTGGATCTGCTTCCACTCCAAAGTCTTTGGCAGAGACACAAAG ATTTCTATCCCGGTGATGTCTGTGACGTTTATCAAAAAGACTAAAACTGCGCTGTTGGTCCCAAACGCACTCGTGATTGAAACTGCTCGTGATCAG catgtgtttgtgtcgtTCCTCTCGCGGAACACCACCTACAAACTTCTGAAATCCATCTGCCTCCATCTGGAG GTGGAGAAGAGCTGCAGCAGTAACATCACTTCCTCCTGTGAAAACAGCTTCAGAGTCAAATGCCCGGCGTCGCTTCCTCTG GACTTTTCTGGAGACTTCTGCGACCTGGATGGGGTCATGCAGCAGAGACGGCACGAGAtgatggagagcagcagctccGGCTCTCAGACTCCAGATTATGACAAAATAACCG ACTTCACCGGCCTCCCGGACAAGTTTCTGAACGTGGTGAAGAGCGGAGAGGTTTCGGTCCACGCAGACATTCACCTCCAGAATCCCCCGAGCCAAAAACACGGCTCCACCCTAAAGAGCG GCTCCAACAGCCCAACAGTGAAGCCCTCACAAAACATGTCATTACACACCATCCTCCTCATCTACCTGTTCCT AGTCGGCGTTTTGGTCCTGTCCTCCTGTTACATGGCCTTTAAGATCGTGGCTCTGGAGCATCGCCTGAACTCTCTTGTGTCCGTGGGAGAACGCGTTCGTAACGA AAATATTGGAAgccagaggctgcaggatgaaGTGAATGCTGAGATCTATGGGGAGCTGTCTACCAGCCTGTTCAAGTTAGAGaag ATTCAAAGAAACCTCCAGAAGCTGCTTGAGGAGACCTAA
- the LOC114443749 gene encoding TNF receptor-associated factor 2-like: MATQEPSPPSSMESNKPGFPKKILGNKLEDKHLCNCCHNILRRPFQAQCGHRFCSYCFNRTVSNGPQKCNACIKEDIFEEPTSILKQGCAFPDNAVRREVETLSAVCINESCTWKGSIKEYEMNHEGKCEFMIIPCPSCKERIRYNEQERHNERECPERTLNCKYCKEPFHFKNIKAHDEICPKYPMICEGCAKKKIPREKYVDHIKFCSKFRTPCRFHVVGCDMSVEKEKIHDHERAYAYEHLNLLLHYIMGMKVSMEGLQPQGLEVAGHKLVELQQSLRELEARVSQLSTTSSGPPVQGAAAAAAAAASSSSSSSGPPGPPTSAPLPPPPTLAPTLSVSTSFTPLPSSVGAALELQLHSEKTKVAELGRRCTELEVKAGTFENVVCVLNREVERFATTMEASNRQHKLDQDKIEALSNKVRQLERTVGLKDLTVAEMEGRLREMSATTFDGVFVWRISDFAKKRQDAIAGRAPAMFSPAFYTSKYGYKMCLRIYLNGDGTGRGSHLSLFFVVMRGLSDALLKWPFNQKVTLMLLDQSNREHIIDAFRPDVTSSSFQRPVSEMNIASGCPLFCPLSKLDGKNSYIRDDTIFIKAIVDLTGL; this comes from the exons ATGGCCACGCAGGAGCCGTCCCCTCCCTCGTCCATGGAGAGCAATAAACCCGGCTTCCCCAAGAAGATCCTGGGCAACAAGCTGGAGGACAAACACCTGTGCAACTGCTGCCACAACATCCTGCGCCGGCCGTTCCAGGCCCAGTGTGGACATCGCTTCTGTTCCTACTGCTTCAACAGGACCGTGAG TAATGGACCCCAGAAATGCAACGCTTGCATTAAAGAGGATATTTTTGAGGAGCCTACATCGATTTTGAAACAaggatgt GCGTTTCCTGACAATGCAGTTCGAAGGGAAGTGGAGACCCTGTCAGCTGTTTGTATCAATGAAAGTTGCACTTGGAAAGGCAGCATCAAAGAGTACGAG atgaaccACGAGGGGAAGTGCGAGTTCATGATCATCCCCTGCCCGTCCTGCAAAGAACGAATCCGCTACAACGAACAGGAGCGCCACAACGAACGAGAGTGCCCGGAGAGGACGCTCAACTGCAAGTACTGCAAGGAGCCATTTCACTTCAAAAACATCAAG GCACATGATGAGATCTGTCCCAAGTATCCGATGATCTGTGAAGGCTGTGCCAAGAAGAAAATACCCAGAGAAAAG TATGTGGACCACATCAAATTCTGCAGCAAATTCAGAACTCCGTGTCGGTTTCACGTCGTTGGATGTGACATGTCT GTGGAGAAGGAAAAGATTCATGACCATGAGCGCGCCTATGCCTACGAGCACCTCAATCTGCTGCTGCATTACATCATGGGCATGAAAGTCAGCATGGAGGGCCTGCAGCCCCAGGGACTGGAAGTAGCCGGACACAAACTGGTGGAACTCCAACAATCCCTCAGGGAACTCGAGGCCAGAGTCTCCCAGCTCAGCACCACCTCCTCTGGGCCTCCCGTGCAGGgagctgccgccgccgccgctgctgccgcctcctcttcatcctccagcTCTGGTCCCCCTGGTCCACCCacttcagctcctcttcctccacctcccacTCTGGCTCCCACCCTGTCTGTGTCTACCTCCTTCACCCCACTTCCCAGCTCGGTGGGTGCTGCGCTggagctgcagctccacagcGAGAAGACTAAGGTGGCTGAGCTGGGACGTAGGTGCACGGAACTTGAGGTTAAAGCTGGTACGTTTGAAAATGTGGTGTGTGTCCTaaacagagaggtggagaggtTTGCCACCACCATGGAAGCCAGCAACCGGCAGCATAAACTGGACCAGGACAAGATCGAGGCTCTGAGTAACAAG GTGCGACAGCTGGAGAGAACAGTGGGGCTCAAAGACCTGACCGTTGCTGAGATGGAGGGCCGGCTGCGGGAGATGTCCGCCACCACCTTTGATGGCGTTTTTGTGTGGAGGATCTCAGATTTTGCCAAAAAGAGACAGGATGCTATTGCAGGTCGAGCCCCTGCCATGTTCTCACCAG CCTTCTACACCAGCAAGTACGGCTACAAGATGTGCCTGCGGATCTATCTAAATGGAGATGGGACAGGGCGTGGCAGCCACCTGTCCCTGTTCTTTGTGGTGATGAGGGGACTCAGTGATGCGCTGCTCAAGTGGCCGTTCAACCAGAAG GTGACTCTGATGCTGCTGGACCAGAGCAACAGGGAGCACATCATCGACGCCTTTCGACCTGACgtcacttcctcttccttccaGAGGCCCGTGAGTGAGATGAACATTGCCAGCGGCTGTCCGCTCTTCTGCCCGCTGTCCAAGCTCGACGGCAAGAACTCTTACATCCGTGACGACACCATCTTCATCAAAGCAATCGTGGACCTCACCGGTCTCTAG